The segment TCAGCTGCAGTGTACTCGTGGTAATGTTGTGCCCCCCTCAGGGGTTCCGTGTTGTGAATGGTTGGAAAAAATGAACTCCAGTCAGACATCCATCTGCTGAGCTCAAATTCATTACCAGATGCACTTACTGTCGCATCCTCTGCCCATTGGCCATCGCCATGACTACAGGACCGTGGTGAGTGATGCCGGCGGCGGCAGATGGGAAGTGGAAGTTGTTAACGTACGACGCCGCAGATCTGGACACACACATCCTCTGTCTTTGTCGTGACCCCCATCGTGAGAGCGAGGGAACCTTGAGGCATAAAGCCATGGCTTCATTAGCTGTGAAGCTCGCGCTCATTAAAAGCCACTCTCGGTTTCAAGGGCTTTCAGCAGCTCTGAAGCATTACAACACATTCCAAACCACACAGGGAACATCTTAACATGGCCTCTTAGTAGAGGCAGGGCCCGCTATGAgagtaaaatattatttcataCAATTAGTTCTCACccaaatgctttttaaaaaaccttaaagGGATAATCTGGTCATCAtcaaagtgatgttctgtcaaatagttatcaatagttaataTCAGCTGTGACAACAGAACAGAGTTTGAATAAAGGGCATTAGTCTttctaggctaatggctagccaaaggAGGGCTCGTTTTATGTCGTTTTTcaaccttttaaaacaactcttttctttccaaaaccacatactggtgtaaaaaaacacaaactcaaattAAACCGGTGCACTTTTGTGTGacagtttgtctctgttttacGTCATGAATGTAAACGTGCGGGACATAAACCGTGTAAATGTCGCGTCCCGATGCCCCTGAATGTATCAGTCACCCTGAACTTCAGTAAACTTTTGACTAACTACACGTGATGTCGGGGCAGATGGGgacattcagcagcttcagcaccgACGACATGATCTACAGTCTCTGCTCAGCACATggacatcacttcaaaaatgaccagactatccttttatagaataaaatcaaacagaaaagcaacaaaatttgACTTATTTTCAAATCAACGCTTAAGCTGAAGCCAAAAagagtgtttttaaattaagtaCTTCTGATCCaaacctttttccttttcaaagcaTTCAAATTCATTTAAGGTGATAACTAAAAGACATTTTAGTAGCTTATAATAAAGTGTCTCCATCTGTGCAGCAACAATAAAAGTCGAAGCTTTATTTCTTCCCAGAGGGGAACAGTTGTGTTTCCAAGAACATTGTGTGAAAATGACTCTCtggctgtaaataaaatgagtgGAAAAGCCTCAGTTAGGCACAATAACACATTTGATAGGCGACTCAGCACGTCTATCATTACGCCGTTATGTCAGGCAGAAATTTATGAAAGCGTTATTGTGATGGTGTAACGTGAAACGAGCTGGgatcatctctttttttaatttttcaaactgTCAGCAATTAACTGTCAGCATCCTTGCATTTGCCTTTTTGTCATCATTACGCTGTAATCCATCTCTTCCCAGAAACATTCACACTTGCAATAACAGTGCGCTCCTTTACTTGAGTAATAATATCAGACCGTACTGAGAAAAGCTACACGATCAGCCAGGACCACTTAACTCTGAAttaaaaggaacattttctgCAGTTACAGTAGCAGTTGGCAGCATAGCTCTGTTCTGGGAGCAGAAgcaaaaatgctgcagaatCCAGCCCAGAACGGCCCTGTCGACAGGCGTGATGATGACCACGATGAAGTCACACAGTTTGAGAATCTGAGGTGGAGGAAAGTtgcaaacatttagttttatgtttgttatcCAAGACACAGAAGGCAAAAACCAGGTCTGCGTTCCCAAGTGCAGACTGAAGTAATCCTAAGCTCAGTTCAAGTAGCAATAAAGTTTACTTTGGTCTGAATTATGAATGAgcttttcataaaataaacataaaccaATTGAATGAAAAGaggcaaatgaaaaaaaaactgctacaTGACTCATAAGCAacaatttatttgcattttattcacTTTGCAACCCAGAAGATTGGTCATTTTGGCAGCAGCaagaaagagtttttaaaaaatatgctcTTAGTTGTAACTTTAGCAAActgtgaaaacagtttttgaaaatatgtgaaagaaaaccagaagCGTCATTTCTTACACCAAGAGAAATATGAAAGCTTCAAAAGagtttttagattaaaattaaaggcaCTTTCACAGACAGGAtactttgtaaatgtttaaaatgacataaCAGCATTTTGTCCTGCTGAAAAAGTCGTAATTTAAAATAACCGTTGGACTAAAGTGCACCTTTAGACGTAAGACACTGAAATCTTATTCAGACATAAGATAAGAATACATGCAGTATCCAATTAGAGTCTCTTTTCAGTAATCATTGTCAGTCATCTCCTTTTAAAGGGGCGACAGGGTTAAAAAGTGGTCTCTCTCTTTGCAGTTGCAGTTTTCCAAAACTCATCTCAAAGTCCTTTTTTGTGCCATTTAAAACATCCAGACTACCCGTCCTTACGTCATATCCATGAGCCTTCAGTCGCTGGATGCGATAGTTCACGATCTGCGGGGTCAGCTCCAGGACGGTTGGAATCTCTATGATCTGAGACATGCTGATCCCAGCGCTGAGGAGGCTCTCAAAGCGATCAGTAAAAGTAGATTCTGGATAGTAGAGCAGCGCGGGACACCTGAGGATCATCTCCCGCAGCTCTTCTTCGGAGCAGCCGATAGTTTCCTGGGAGACAGTGAGGGTGCGACGCATGCTGTCCGGGTTCAGCTCGGTGACAAAGCCCTTAAGTTTGGAGAGGAGATGAAGGAGCTGCGCAGTGCTGAAACCCTGGTCTCTCAGGAACACCAGATTCTGCTTCAGCGCCTCTGCAGGCTTGAGAAGAACAAACAGGTTTTGACTCAGCAGCTTCTGAAGCCAGATTTTCATGTTGGCTTCTTCGCCCCCGAGCTCCTTGTAGGCCTGTTGGAGGGTGCAGACCATGACCCGGTTCTGCTCTACAGGCCGGCTGAAGCTCTGTGGAGCGCTGGCCATGAGTTTGGTGATGACTCGCTTGTTGAGGTTCAGACTCTGGAGGTAAATAATGTTATTCCGCTGGTTGTCATGGTGActggaggaggtgaagaaggaGGCTGGGAATTTCTCAATGATACCAATCAGCTCATTCTTGTCTGGACACACGGACATCCACAGCTCCCTCTGAGTCTGTATCTGCTCCGGATTACAAAGAACCGCCTCAGGATGAATAGCTAAGATACGAGCAATGATGGGCCCCGAGGCCCCCATGTCCTTCAGCAGACTGGCTACCTCCTTAGTGTAGGCTGGACTCTGGTGTAGCACCCATCCTTTAAGTTTCCGAACCTTCTGGATGTCCACAGAGAGCTCATAAAGAGCCTCCACAGTCTGCTGGTTCTCTCCTGAGCTGAGAGACGCACATCTCCTGAGGTTCAGAGGTAGAACTGTGGCGTGTCGGCATCGAAGAAACAGAGACTTTGCATTGAAGCGCAGCATTAATGCAAAATCCTGATGATGCTCAGAAACTGAGGAGTGacagcaaaaataaagtttttatcagAAGTTATGCATTTCAGGTCAGAACAAAACCAGCTAATAATGCTAATATTTTATATACAGAATATAAAATTCAACCTGTTATTGTTAATGAAACTGCACAATCAGCACATTAGcagttccaaaaaaaaacacctataaactttatttgaatTATGCAGCTCTTAAAGTTTAAaccttaaaatgaaacaaaaaaaaaatctgatgaatGGAGCGACAGTAAAGGCCAGAACTATGAAACCCTGACGTGATGGAGGAATTACAACTTAACTGAACCACCTTAGCTATCCGGTGCATTACTTACTAGCTTTTGAATCTAAGATGGGGTGTTTGATTAACCTGGGCCAGCACATCACATAATTCATGAGCAGAGTTGGATGCAAAGATGGAACATTACAAAACTGCatataaaagaaatattaaatttaagaaaaaactaCCAACTTGCTGAGTGCCAGTCTAGTATGTactgagtttgtgtttgctctTTTGACCTGATTGGGTACTTTAGTAGTTTTTAAGGGCTACTGAAGCTCTAATCTTTACAGCTCATGTTAAAGAGGGAAGTAAGACACTTGACATCTGTCCTTGGATATGGGTGAATACAAACACCACATAACATGATACAAATGATAATCAGTTTTATCATTTGTATCACGTCATGTGGTGTTTGTATTCACCCATATCCAAGGACAGATGTCAAGTGTCTTACATCCCTCTTTAACATAAGCTGTAAAGATTAGAGCTCTGATGTCATGGTGTTGTGGTATTAttgcattttggtcaaaacatgTCACAGACAAATTCATTAAGGCCTGAGGAAAtcataaaaagttttttaacttttaaccatGCAGTGTTTAATCTGGATCTGAACCATTCTTCCCTTTTAACCTCTGACACGCGGTGTTGGGTGATAAAACACACTGGTACTAACTCCACGGGCCATTTCAACAAAATACTGACTGAAATGTATTATGCCCCATTAACCTTCCACTACAAACTCAACACGATGCAGGCATCTGTCCCTACATTTCTGAACTGTTAAGACATGCAGTGGAGCTCATGAGAAACATCCAACAATGACTTGTCTCCTTCACACTTGAATGATTATTGTCAGTCATCTCAGGGCTTAAATTAATCAAACAAGCTTCTCGAAATACCTTAATGGTTAACCTAACCTTCACAGATTGACATGAGATCGACTTGATCAGCCAACGAACTTTTACCGTGGACATGTAATAACCTGAAAAGACGCTGTTGTTCCCTAACTGTCACACTGTCTAAAAAATGTTTGACGTCCTCCagatgctgttttctttctttctttttcaaaataaaagtctcccTCGAGCTCTGCAGAGACCTGCTACATAGTTAGCTTGCAAGCTAACAGCTAGAAGACGCACAAGTAGCCACATAACGTCGCTGGCACCTCATCGTATCATTATTTAACACGGTaatataggttttttttaaccGAGGTGTTCACATATGTGGAGATGTTGAAAGTCTAATAAATATTAgctgaaaaaatgaaataaactacCTTATTTCAGCAGCGGTCAGAGGAAGTGACGCTTTGTTATGAAACGATTTCTTCTACGGTTGCCAACAGCGACACCCCAAGGTGACAGGAGGTATTACAGGAGAGAAGCCAAACAGatcctgaaacagaaacattatatgataaatatatattttttgttttacagattattCTTGCAAATCCAGAAGGTGCACCATAACAGTAGGctgttttaagtaaaacacATAATTGTACTGTATTGTatactgagtcagcatttacactgtgctcctatttttttgtttgcttgtttttccttctgtttttttgaaGTCAACAACTTTGTGCAATATATAATAATGATTCAGCTCTtttaggagatgggtgctaaGTTTACTGGTGTGTggaacttttacacttttcaaaatatttaactttatgtacaaatattttccccatagaaatacattgagatctcttcagttccttcaaaataatTGCTCTCCTTGAAAACTGTTAaggcatacttgctctatttttgtcttctgatgcttcttttagtttttagctgacCTTTTGACACTTTAAGCTATAGCCTTTTGGctcctttaacttttagctagccttcaaCCTTCAATTagttttttgctcttttaaatttgtttgctacttttagctattgttttgctacttttgacttttagttagcttttagATTGTGGCTTGTGTCCTGCTTTTTTATATCTAAAAATTtccatttcagcttctttagcaaacttgtttagcactcagcattcacattagggtagcctaaataaaaaaagaaaaaggttaagttaattttctctttctttcctctttttttattcttgttgtcttttcctttctttgcaGCATATTATGACTGAAGTCAGAAAAGTGTAAATTAGGTTGAGATGTTATGGTTGAAGTAGCATTTTGAAAGTGTTGTAGAAATGAtcacaataaaaccacaaatttaaagaataaaattcaCACTGAACCTGATATTTCAAACCTAAAGTTGACTCACTGAGAATAAGCAGGATTAATGCAGTTTATGTTTGACATAATACtaccatttcttttttacttttaacaatttaacctaatttttaacattttcattttgtccaCAAAAATACACTAATAGGAAAATTTTTCAAAAACCTCAACCTTCATTCAATATTCTTTTCCAAGTGACCCTTACACCTCTCACCTTTTCATAACTCGGCTCTTTTATTTCCACCCATATGTCCAGTAATCAAATAATTTTGGGGAAAATCTGTATCTCAAACAGCAGTTGGTGCAGCTCCAAACCCTGCAGCATAAGGGGCCCTGATGAGTGTAATCAGCGCCGAGCTGAATTGGACTGAACACATGGAGAGTCTTTCGCAGTTGGTGCTTAATCATGATGCTTGATCACCAGCTCTGCAAGCTGTTCCCACAGCAgagcaggagctgctgcagctgactgAGTATGTGGCTTCATTATAGTTTATGTACTAGTAAACAGATTATTTCCCTCAAAGGAAAACAGActgatgctttttgtttgttttttaataaacaaaatcttgATGGGGAAGAACTGGTCATTTTTAGCCTTGTTATAAATAGGTTGCTCTTTTCAGACAGATTGTGTTCACACACAAGCATACAAACAcggagggtttttttctttcctgctgtGTGGACTTGCATGGTTTTTATGGGAAATAacgaaagaaaaataaaaacatgtctgaagtgaaaacaaatgTCATTCAATCTAACAATTCCAGTCAACCTGTTGACTGTTACAATAACTGtaatgacaaattttattgagGAATTTGAAAcctaaacaagattaaaaaaaaagaaaagattgagTGCAACAAAGGAACAAATAGActgaaacaataattttatgCAGCAGAAACTTTACTAATCCAGTTATGCTGCTGTGACAAAAGAGTGGCTGGTGCTGGCAGGTCTAAACTGAAGAGATACGCACATTTCCtcatttctgctgcatttatattttctgcaaaaaagaaagttttaaaggaAGACGACAAtgaatttgctgaagaagctgaaacaaagttgtttaatctaaaagctaaataaagcaaaatgcaCGTTTAAAGtcaaagtagaaaaaggctagccTATAGCCCAAGTGGCAAAATtgaataaagctaaaagtagcataagaagacaaaaaagagcaAGATTGCTGAAGCAGACGCTTTTtaagaaatggaaaataaactgtatttctatggagaaatatttgaaactaaagtgaaaaattttgaaaattataaaagtttcaaaaaacaaaagtgatagtgcccatctcctgaatgagctgaatgagTTGCGATATGAATGGCTGAAAAGGCACAAAAAATGTAGAAGTaggctgcaaaaaaacacacaaaaaacaaaaacaaaacaggaacacagTAGTGTGAATACTGACAAATGCATTAGACTGCAAAAAACAGACCAAGCAGAGAGtcgttttttgcttttaatttcttctgtGAGTGTcctttacacacacagagacatatTTGTGACATTACCAGCTCTTCTTACATAAAACCTGAGATCTGGGGCTGTGAGGAGGTTTTGCTCAACTTTATTCATCATGGCCAAACGTCTCTGTCTGCGACTGGTTATTTCCCAACCAGCATTTATTGCAGCACCTGTACAGGAACAGGCTCCTCCAAACAAGAGCTCGATGTCTTTCACCTACTTACTGTTTCAACAggagaaactgaaacaagataAAGAACAACAGCCTGCTTTACCAGAAGAAAATGTATGAGGAAGACTTTAATGGCATGAATACCGACATACCATAAAGTTATACACAGTCATTTTCCACCATGTTAAAATTTCTGGAAGTTCCTTGTTGTGCAACTCTGAAGATGTTATCTGAACAATGAGATTAGATATCACTTTGTAAACTGAGTTTTACAGTTGGGGAATTTATCAGTAAAAAGGTGCATTCACAGGGAGGAGAAATCAGTAATTTTGACTCGTGATGGCAAACTGAGTCACATTTTGagttgttattttcaaattttccatCTCAAAAGCCTAAAAATGATatatagtttgttgaaatttgatgATTCATCACCTGACAGCATGCAAGCTTATGAGCTTATAAATTCCTGCCCCACATTTATAAAGGAAATCCCCAAACTTCACAATGTCTTCAaacattatatgaagggattCTCCGGCGCTACTGCAGGTCAATGGTCAGTTTCAGAGGAAATCTTTAGGGTCACAAGACTAAGGATAAGTTTTGAAGATATACTTGtttgaaaactttgatttgGTTTAAAGGTAGATTAAGAAGAtaaacataagatgatcatgacttaaaactctggcattaaaggtggcaggtgatacgcattccttcaagaaatgttaggtcttaaattttattatttagcagATTATTATTAGATTATTAATTCAGTaataaacagatgtttttatctAATGTGACTTACGAGTCGGGGACACATTTTCGAGCACTGTGAAGGCTGAGTGAATGTAGGACAACCTCTTTACTTTCTGAGCCGCATGAATTTAattactatttttatttatttataaacctttatttaaccaggcaagtcccactgagatcacagatctctttttcacaGGAGGCCTGGGCCTGTTTAACATTAACAAATTTACAATAACATTCCTTTTAGTGATCAGAAAATAGGTTACACATTAACAAGGGTTGTTGCTGAATAACAGTTTATCAGTAAAACATGGTTCACCTGACTCTCTTGTGGACTGTGGAAGGCAGGCATCAAACCTGCAAACATCCTACAACGTAGCAGCCCcacttgtttctttgttttttctttttgagtaaGAAAGCAAccaaagtccaaacaaaaactctgacaCTCCTTCAGAAAACTTAAAGGAACTATTGAcctaaaaaaagttaaaagatttCAAGGAAGTTTGTCTTCTTGGAAGAAAAGTATGTAGATATGTGTGATGactcaacactgtttgtctgttcctGCAGGGTCTCAATCATGTTCgaacaaaagcttttattgtgtatTATATTTCCCACTtcttaaacaacataaaactgacACTGCTGATAAAAAGCtttgaattaatgttttttgttgcctcacagcaacaAAGGAAACAATATACCGAGCGCTCCAAGGCAGCAGAGACATTACACGCAACATTACCTGATACAGCTAGATTTAGTCAAGATTATTCCACTCCCTAAGCAAAAGtatgatgacaaaacaaacaatcaccACATGCATTAGCAAATGTGCAGCCAAGCAGATATGCAGTAAGTTCCCGTAAACATCTTGGTGTAAACTGCTCTCAGGTAACCTGTAGAAACTGACCGCTCCCTCTGCTGAATGAACACCTGCAGAAGAGATCGTTTCTGATGAGACAGAAGCAGGAGCTCTTATCAGAATCCTGTTGGTTCACTCTGTCAAGCTTGTCATGATAAAACAACTGGTTTCACGTCACTTCCATCTGCTCCTGTCATTCTAACTTGACAAGTTTGCGTGTATCGATGTCTGCACAAAAGAAAacgtgcctgtgtgtgtgagagagtgtgtgtgtgggcgtaTGTCAGTGGAACTGAGAGTGTGTTTGGGTTGTTCCTTAAAAGAAAGTGCAAGAGGAAGGACATAATTTAGAGGCGGGACAACACTGGCAGGTAAACTAAACAGACCTTTTGTGAGTCCAGTGTAGTTAGGAGCAGACAGACAACATGACCTACATCAGGTTTACAGAGTTGACgctttttctcctcttcctcagtcaaGTCTGCAGTGAGCTGACAGACATCGTGTTGAAGCAAGAGGGCCAAAATGTTGTGATGGGGTTTTGTTTCGGAGTAGATTATAATGTGGTTTACAAATCCGTTCCGGGAGGAGAACAGCTGCTTGGCAACTCCTCACAGGAGAAACTGCCTAACTCACTTCCTGCAGACCTACAGAGTCGGATCTACATGAGCAATGACACAAACCTGCTGGGAGTGAAGATCGAGGACCTCAAAGAATGGGACTCTGGAACATATAAGATGGAATGCTGGCAGAACCAGAAACTGATCAGCAACCACACCGAGCACCTCACCGTGTGCAGAGAGGAGATTTCATCTAAGGAGATCATCGTGAATACGGAAGGTGGAGCAGAGATTCTGTGCAGCAGTTCTTCCATTGGCCTGGAGGGAACGTCTGTGCACTGGTACCATGAAATGCCTCCACATTACAAAAGGACCTTCTTTCTGGATACTAGTGTTTCACTGGAGCCTCTGATGGAAGATCTGCAAGGTGTCATTAAGGCCAGACAAAATGGGACACTGCTTGTGCTTGACAAAACCGTGGTCGAGAAATCCCCATATTTTTACTGTGTTGTGTTCAAAGGTAAGACATGCCTTGCTTTCCAAAGTATGTACCCACCAGAAAACAGTGAAAGCAGGGACATTTTTGTCTCAAAAGAGGACAGTGTGGTTCTAAATTGCCCCGCTGATGCTAATCAACAGCATTGGGACACACCACTGGGGGAAATCAACAGCAGCAGCGTGAAAAATAATCAGATGTACATATCAGCTGGTGATGAACCAAAAACCTTCTCCTTGATTATTCCTGCCGCTTCCGATGAACACAGTGGAAAGTATTCATGCATCTCTACCTTTGCTGACATCGAGTACACACTGTTTGTTTGCTCCAAAAGCAAATCGCAGAATAAACTTGTTAACTCAGGACAACATGTCTCACTGGAATGTGATTTTGGACAAAAGAACTCCAGCAGCGTGCAGTGGTACCGCAGAGTGACGCCAACCCGCTACGAATTTATTGGTGGAATAGACGACGGTAGTGTTATCATCGCAGAGCTACTGAAAGGCAAAGTGAACCTGTCTGAATCTGGGTTGCTAACCATCTCTCACCTAAACTCGAAAGATGAAGGGCTTTACATGTGTGTTGCTTTAACCGGCCCTGAATTCATATATTATGGTGATTATGATTTAGATGATTATGATGAtaatggtgatgatggtgatgatggtgatgatggtgatgatggtgatgatgttgatgatgttgatgatggTGATTCTGATGAAACTATCAGTGAAGATTATACTACTGACTATGAACTCACTGATGTGACAGTGAGGTGCACCTTGAAACAcgagacatttttaaaagttaagaATGTGAGGGCGATGAACCCACCAGAACACACGAACGTTACTTGGTATCCAGTGGTGGGAGGAGTGGTGGGGCTTGTAGTGGTTGCAGCAGTCATAGTAGCTGTAGTGATtgctaaaaaaaggaaagtgtcAACCCAAAAAACATCCTCTATTGAGAATCCTGATGTAAAACAAGGTTTTCTTAGTAAAGACTAAAAACTGGAGACAGTAAATCagtaaaaatgcaatttgtttgttcaaaatgtgtttttgacatactaaaacttttatttttttaacatatagcGTTCCTAAAAGCCATTAATGTTCAAACAATCTCATCTAGTTTTAATGCAAACACCATATTATACTAACCAAGTAGTCTGTGTGATCATCTGACGGCGTGACAGTGTTGTATGGGTGTATCGTTAATTCATAAGTCAAAACCTGTTAGACTGCTTGTCTTTTCACAGACTGCTTGACAAGATACAGTAGATGACAATGACAATCAGAAAGtacctgaaaataaatcaaagagtCTAACCAATTATTCAGATGCTAAATTACACATAAATTAGTGAACTGCAGACAGTGTTAAACTTAGTGACACGaattacaaaaatatgttttatttttcatggtGTAACACACCTTTCTTTGTATAAAAGCTGAGATAAGTTCCAACTtcatatttaaaattatatgaaacaaaaagcttgtACGAATGATGAGTTTGCTTATCTTATGTTTGTATTGTGCAAcaagttttagacaaaatgcTGACTCATTTTCACTGTTCGGCTCCTTAAAACAGCCTTGTTTTTTGGAAGTTAAGTGTCAGAATGTggcaaatgtgtttattttcaacaGCTAAGTTGTCTAAGTTGTGTAGTTTGCTGTAGTTGTAAATCTCTAAATAAATATGACAACCTGTTTGACTTCACACATGCTAACAACACATGCTATACTCTTTAGAGGCAGATTATGACTGCCTTTTTCCTCCAGTCTTTTACTGAATAATTTATtagagcagctgaagaaaagttaatgttttagGGCTTTATATTGTCTGGATTTATAGATGATTGTCTGTATCTATCATGATgtaaaaatgcatctttttattcttgttacACAATATCAGTA is part of the Kryptolebias marmoratus isolate JLee-2015 linkage group LG11, ASM164957v2, whole genome shotgun sequence genome and harbors:
- the mterf2 gene encoding transcription termination factor 2, mitochondrial; the encoded protein is MLRFNAKSLFLRCRHATVLPLNLRRCASLSSGENQQTVEALYELSVDIQKVRKLKGWVLHQSPAYTKEVASLLKDMGASGPIIARILAIHPEAVLCNPEQIQTQRELWMSVCPDKNELIGIIEKFPASFFTSSSHHDNQRNNIIYLQSLNLNKRVITKLMASAPQSFSRPVEQNRVMVCTLQQAYKELGGEEANMKIWLQKLLSQNLFVLLKPAEALKQNLVFLRDQGFSTAQLLHLLSKLKGFVTELNPDSMRRTLTVSQETIGCSEEELREMILRCPALLYYPESTFTDRFESLLSAGISMSQIIEIPTVLELTPQIVNYRIQRLKAHGYDVRTGSLDVLNGTKKDFEMSFGKLQLQRERPLFNPVAPLKGDD